From Ailuropoda melanoleuca isolate Jingjing chromosome 8, ASM200744v2, whole genome shotgun sequence, a single genomic window includes:
- the LOC100470296 gene encoding olfactory receptor 10K1, giving the protein MERGNETLVREFTFLGFSSLAGLQRLLFIAFLPLYLFTLGTNAIIISTIMLDRALHTPMYFFLAVLSCSETCYTFVIVPKMLVDLLAQKKAISFLGCAIQMFTFLFLGCSHSFLLAAMGYDRYVAICNPLRYTELMGHRVCVGLVAVACACGFTIAQIITSLVFHLPFCSSNQLHHYFCDISPVLQVASHHSRLSQLVIFMIGVFVLVIPLLLILVSYIRIISAILKIPSSTGRYKAFSTCASHLIVVTVHYGCASFIYLRPKSSYSSSQDTLISVSYTILTPLFNPMIYSLRNKEFKSALRRVMGQTSYPIN; this is encoded by the coding sequence ATGGAGCGGGGCAATGAGACCCTGGTGAGGGAGTTCACCTTCCTTGGCTTCTCTTCTCTGGCCGGGCTGCAGCGGCTGCTCTTCATTGCCTTCCTGCCCCTCTACCTGTTCACCCTGGGCACCAATGCCATCATCATTTCCACCATCATGCTGGACAGAGCCcttcacacccccatgtacttcttccttgctgtCCTCTCCTGCTCTGAGACCTGCTACACCTTCGTCATTGTACCCAAGATGCTGGTGGACCTGCTGGCCCAGAAGAAGGCCATCTCCTTCCTGGGCTGTGCCATCCAGATGTtcaccttcctcttccttggCTGCTCTCACTCCTTCCTGCTGGCGGCCATGGgttatgaccgctatgtggccatctgtaacccTCTGCGCTACACGGAGCTCATGGGACACCGGGTGTGTGTGGGACTAGTGGCTGTTGCCTGTGCCTGTGGCTTTACTATTGCACAGATTATCACCTCCCTGGTATTTCACCTGCCTTTCTGCTCTTCCAACCAGCTCCATCACTACTTCTGTGACATCTCCCCTGTCCTCCAGGTGGCATCCCATCATTCGCGCCTCAGTCAGTTGGTCATATTCATGATTGGGGTGTTTGTCTTGGTCATTCCCCTGCTACTTATCCTGGTCTCTTACATCCGCATCATTTCTGCCATTTTGAAGATCCCATCCTCCACCGGCAGGTAcaaggccttctccacctgtgcctcccaTCTCATTGTGGTAACTGTTCATTATGGTTGTGCCTCTTTTATCTACTTAAGGCCCAAGTCCAGCTACTCTTCAAGTCAGGACACCCTCATATCTGTGTCCTACACCATCCTCACTCCACTGTTCAATCCTATGATTTACAGTCTGAGGAATAAGGAGTTCAAGTCAGCTCTTCGAAGAGTAATGGGCCAGACTTCATATCCTATTAactaa